Proteins found in one Methanospirillum hungatei JF-1 genomic segment:
- a CDS encoding class I SAM-dependent methyltransferase, producing the protein MDPILNPRIWDKSYLVLTELAKSLKMSIISEIPPEKKDNVILDIGCGTKPYYKLFKHLTKFYIGIDIEKNPGTDIICDAAYLPFKDDSFTIVISTQVLEHVQKPDSVISEGYRILQKNGVIFLSTHGVWSKHGKTDYWRWTDSGLQLLFAKFSDVHVICNGGAILCLFQLINLYISVLPFGKRILWLISNIVGGLSDKVYRCEKYLIINYLVTGKK; encoded by the coding sequence ATGGATCCAATATTAAATCCCAGGATCTGGGATAAATCATATCTGGTTTTAACAGAACTAGCGAAATCTCTAAAGATGTCGATAATATCCGAAATACCTCCTGAAAAAAAAGATAATGTAATTTTAGACATCGGATGTGGCACAAAACCATATTATAAGTTATTCAAACATCTTACTAAGTTTTACATCGGTATTGATATTGAAAAAAATCCTGGTACCGATATTATTTGTGATGCTGCTTATCTTCCATTTAAAGATGATTCATTTACTATTGTAATTTCAACGCAGGTTCTAGAACATGTTCAAAAACCAGATTCTGTGATAAGTGAGGGATATAGAATATTACAAAAAAATGGGGTTATTTTTCTCTCTACACATGGGGTATGGAGTAAGCATGGAAAGACTGATTATTGGAGATGGACTGATTCAGGCCTTCAATTATTATTTGCAAAGTTTTCGGACGTTCATGTTATATGTAATGGCGGGGCGATATTATGTCTCTTTCAATTAATAAATTTATATATATCTGTTTTACCATTTGGGAAACGAATTTTATGGTTAATCTCTAACATTGTAGGTGGATTATCTGATAAGGTTTATCGCTGTGAAAAATATTTAATCATTAATTATTTAGTAACCGGTAAAAAGTGA
- a CDS encoding glycosyltransferase family 4 protein: MGLPKSWKGSSNLFLYMKNLIVLSSSLPDHCEKFQGNFVFDLSAAISEKGVNVVILCPHNYKAKFFENAKGILVYRFPYFIPFSFQKLADGTGIAKNIQTSILSVIQIPLLLLSEIFFTFILVLKNQIDYVHSHWIVPQGFVGAIISFVLKKPHICTIHAADIFLLRKLFFHKYLLKFIIRNTNHFFIVSNYVFNAVNNQLSSKDSEILSKKYSILPMGVHVSRFELDKKIIPIRKKYCVENKFILLFIGRLTDKKGVEYLIESLYEVIQYDANIHLLICGNGPLHEILLDKADNLVLNNFVSFLGYITEKEKIELLSIADVLVVPSIVLDNGETEGMPVVVLEGMAAGLPIIASDVSGVRDVIQTNFNGLLVQARNSHQIAMAILMLMKDPVLREKLGNEAKKSSKMYDWENISQSYLSQLNGMKK; this comes from the coding sequence ATGGGACTGCCAAAGAGTTGGAAGGGCTCATCGAATTTATTTTTATATATGAAAAATTTAATTGTATTGAGCAGTAGTCTTCCAGATCACTGCGAAAAATTTCAAGGTAATTTTGTATTTGATCTATCAGCAGCGATATCTGAAAAAGGTGTAAATGTTGTCATATTGTGTCCTCATAACTATAAAGCAAAATTTTTTGAAAATGCAAAGGGGATACTGGTGTATAGATTTCCCTATTTTATTCCATTTTCATTTCAAAAACTTGCAGATGGAACTGGCATTGCAAAAAATATTCAGACAAGCATATTATCAGTAATTCAGATACCATTATTATTACTATCTGAAATATTTTTTACTTTCATTTTAGTTTTAAAAAACCAAATAGACTATGTCCATTCACATTGGATAGTGCCTCAAGGTTTTGTGGGTGCAATTATTTCATTCGTTCTAAAAAAACCACATATCTGCACGATTCATGCCGCGGATATTTTTTTACTGAGAAAATTATTCTTCCATAAATATCTATTGAAGTTCATAATAAGAAATACCAATCATTTTTTTATTGTGAGTAATTATGTATTTAATGCAGTTAACAATCAATTGTCTTCAAAAGATTCTGAAATTTTAAGTAAAAAATATTCCATTCTACCGATGGGGGTTCATGTAAGTCGCTTTGAACTGGATAAAAAAATAATTCCTATCAGGAAAAAATATTGTGTTGAAAATAAATTTATACTGCTATTCATAGGCCGACTTACTGATAAAAAAGGAGTAGAATATCTAATTGAATCCCTCTATGAGGTCATCCAATATGATGCAAACATACACTTACTTATTTGTGGAAATGGGCCTTTACATGAAATTTTATTGGATAAGGCAGATAACTTAGTTCTCAATAATTTCGTCTCATTTTTGGGGTATATTACCGAGAAAGAAAAAATCGAATTGTTATCAATTGCTGATGTTCTTGTTGTTCCCTCTATAGTTCTGGATAATGGGGAAACGGAAGGAATGCCTGTGGTTGTTCTTGAAGGTATGGCTGCTGGTTTGCCGATTATTGCAAGTGATGTCAGTGGAGTGAGGGATGTTATTCAGACAAATTTTAATGGCTTATTAGTTCAGGCGAGAAATTCGCATCAGATAGCGATGGCAATCCTAATGCTCATGAAGGATCCTGTTTTAAGGGAAAAACTAGGAAATGAAGCGAAAAAATCAAGTAAAATGTATGATTGGGAAAATATTTCACAATCCTATCTGTCACAATTAAATGGAATGAAAAAATGA
- a CDS encoding oligosaccharide flippase family protein: MKFPLVIRNISSITLSQLIIVLSGIILISHLGTTLGPKNFGIYSSAISIYGVSIAIVDLGLSMYGIRYIASKKAATLNLIKKITRIKIFLAILVIAFSGIIFLYINPESIFVAICWLFFTSLIPYAFNLEWVFTGLEKMEIRAFLRTITSIGVLLLCIFFIHFQNDIIWVPIIYFIIASIVAIVSLILTHLLSEKPFFETGVLLEDKTLIISSFPIGLTQILSLFLINADLIVLAFFISPENLGEYAAVSRILSTLISIIGMIFIPLFPAFCRKSRDYRIDHENILEFVIVFIFALSIPIICCVELFTPSLISILYSSHYFRSIMIMQILIWYVPIAIMITILSWFVLSKNEDNSYLQFVIFMITQLVIFMIIGTNLCGIKGTAFSVVISYVISIFILLEWVKNHLGSNLKRIIQFITVFICLGFCCTTISINLETSMVYVVISVIFIYSIFILKYSLIRFNDIRTHIRQIFFQQ, translated from the coding sequence GTGAAATTCCCCCTAGTTATTCGGAATATTTCTAGCATAACTTTATCTCAATTAATAATTGTTTTATCAGGAATAATTTTAATCTCCCATCTTGGAACAACATTAGGCCCGAAAAACTTCGGAATTTATAGTTCGGCTATTTCCATTTATGGAGTCTCTATTGCCATTGTTGATCTTGGACTATCTATGTATGGGATTCGATATATCGCCTCAAAAAAAGCTGCCACCTTAAATTTAATAAAAAAAATTACCCGAATTAAAATTTTTCTGGCAATATTGGTAATTGCATTTTCAGGGATTATCTTCCTATACATAAATCCCGAGAGTATTTTTGTCGCGATTTGCTGGTTATTTTTTACATCTCTCATTCCTTACGCTTTTAATCTCGAATGGGTTTTTACCGGTCTGGAAAAAATGGAAATACGGGCATTTTTACGAACCATAACATCAATAGGGGTATTGTTATTATGCATTTTTTTTATTCACTTTCAAAACGATATTATTTGGGTACCAATTATTTATTTCATCATTGCAAGCATAGTTGCAATAGTATCATTGATATTGACACATCTTTTGAGTGAAAAACCATTTTTTGAAACAGGAGTACTTTTAGAGGATAAAACCCTTATAATTTCCAGTTTCCCCATAGGATTAACCCAAATATTGTCTCTTTTTTTGATTAATGCAGATCTTATTGTATTAGCCTTTTTTATTTCTCCGGAAAATTTGGGAGAATATGCAGCTGTATCTAGGATTTTATCGACATTAATATCAATTATAGGAATGATTTTCATCCCATTATTTCCCGCTTTCTGTAGAAAAAGTAGAGATTATCGAATTGATCACGAGAATATACTTGAGTTTGTAATTGTTTTTATTTTTGCCCTATCAATTCCCATTATCTGTTGTGTAGAATTATTTACTCCTTCTTTAATAAGCATTTTATACAGTTCACACTATTTTAGGAGTATCATGATAATGCAAATATTAATATGGTATGTACCAATTGCAATAATGATTACAATTCTGTCATGGTTTGTATTATCAAAAAACGAGGACAACTCATATCTACAGTTTGTAATATTTATGATAACCCAATTGGTAATTTTCATGATTATCGGGACGAATTTGTGTGGAATAAAGGGCACCGCATTTTCGGTAGTGATTTCATATGTAATTTCAATTTTTATCTTACTAGAGTGGGTCAAAAATCATCTTGGATCTAACTTAAAGAGAATCATACAATTCATTACAGTTTTTATATGTCTCGGGTTCTGTTGCACGACGATTAGTATCAATTTAGAGACTTCAATGGTATATGTAGTTATAAGCGTGATTTTTATATATTCAATTTTTATTTTAAAATATTCCTTAATAAGGTTCAACGACATTAGAACCCACATTCGCCAGATCTTTTTTCAACAATAG
- a CDS encoding oligosaccharyl transferase, archaeosortase A system-associated yields the protein MKLNSVIIFILILISMIITLILHAQTFSLLTSGQSPQVLTPDPWYIIRQTELAAHSFPSYTWFDPFTHFPDGAIIFWGPFLPLLGGLLTQISGSGNEKAMILFVSWIPVLAAILTIPLTYCFGKEIKGEWCGVAAALLIAVMPGSYLIRSMYGYVDHHIFESFFMLAYSLFLVISFNRLYSGEGGPKFKVAILGGGITGLMLGLGMINAPTMVIAAGITTCFVILAGYQLIKLTKTLLPFSILIGISSCMGAIITLQFFTPDKTGEVPFILDPVSLASFLFIPVLFGVFLLAIQIVIQKTHLSHQKIFVAVFLPVLTLAILLFLLIPGYATKILNGVQDFFSSTPTNFAIAEYHPLNLDVAFFNYHVMLFLLIPALILLLITGIRKHNSNIVYLLLWTGFVGVLTIINIRFEILFAVPLTLTSAYFLDWLFHFNDQRTEIYNEESCQNSTYKIINWKKRPVALIALVLLIGAVGISLCISSIIATADYNYQPYIASEDWVEGLLWMKNETPDPGVDYYQVYHADSFRYPDSSYGVLSWWDYGHWITTIAHRMAVTNPFQANLDMAAQFFMSRSEKPADLITSENSIKYIITDADMLFDTMQMMMRVYSRDATPGQYMGLISINDTATGKPVSSIGYRQPFYESMVTRLHVFDGSSMRGERKILEQEGTPVPGTDMLVIFPGGPDPEISESITRPLKDIEALQHYRLIWESSTSLSTTDEHDIRKVKIFERVPGATIQGEGTIELPMITNRGREFTYRQQSINGSFILPYSTNQTAWPVHATGPYRIKETGKVIEVNEEMIQGPSLS from the coding sequence ATGAAACTAAACTCAGTCATCATTTTTATTTTAATTCTAATTTCAATGATCATCACACTTATCCTTCATGCACAAACATTTTCTCTTCTCACATCCGGACAATCGCCTCAGGTTCTGACACCGGATCCCTGGTATATTATCAGGCAGACAGAACTTGCTGCTCATTCATTCCCCTCCTATACTTGGTTTGATCCTTTCACCCATTTCCCGGATGGTGCAATAATTTTCTGGGGCCCGTTCCTCCCCCTGCTCGGTGGATTACTCACCCAAATTTCAGGATCAGGAAATGAAAAAGCAATGATCCTTTTCGTCTCCTGGATACCGGTACTAGCTGCAATACTGACTATTCCCCTTACATATTGTTTTGGAAAAGAGATCAAAGGAGAATGGTGTGGAGTTGCGGCAGCACTTCTTATAGCAGTTATGCCTGGAAGTTACCTGATTCGGTCTATGTATGGATACGTAGACCACCATATCTTCGAATCTTTTTTCATGCTTGCATATTCCCTCTTCCTCGTAATTTCCTTCAATCGCCTTTATTCTGGTGAAGGGGGACCAAAATTTAAAGTCGCAATCCTTGGAGGGGGGATCACCGGGTTGATGCTCGGACTTGGTATGATCAATGCACCAACAATGGTTATTGCGGCAGGTATCACCACGTGCTTTGTAATCCTTGCTGGATATCAACTTATAAAGCTGACAAAAACTCTCCTGCCTTTTAGTATCTTAATAGGTATCTCATCATGTATGGGAGCAATAATAACTCTCCAGTTCTTTACACCAGATAAGACCGGAGAGGTTCCATTCATCTTGGATCCGGTTTCTCTTGCATCATTTCTTTTTATTCCCGTATTATTCGGAGTTTTCCTTCTGGCCATTCAGATAGTCATTCAAAAGACACATCTCTCCCATCAAAAAATTTTTGTAGCTGTTTTCTTGCCAGTATTAACCTTAGCAATTCTGCTTTTCCTCCTCATCCCCGGTTATGCAACCAAGATACTAAATGGAGTACAGGATTTTTTTTCCTCCACCCCGACAAACTTTGCGATTGCAGAGTACCACCCGCTCAATTTAGATGTTGCTTTTTTTAATTACCATGTTATGCTTTTCCTGCTCATACCCGCCCTAATACTCCTGCTCATTACCGGAATACGCAAACATAATAGTAATATAGTCTATCTTCTTCTTTGGACCGGATTTGTCGGAGTTTTAACTATTATCAACATCAGGTTTGAGATTCTTTTTGCTGTGCCTTTAACACTGACATCTGCTTATTTCCTGGACTGGCTCTTCCATTTTAATGACCAAAGAACTGAAATTTACAATGAAGAATCTTGCCAAAACTCTACCTATAAGATAATTAATTGGAAAAAGCGACCAGTTGCACTTATCGCTCTTGTTCTTCTCATTGGAGCTGTTGGAATATCCTTATGTATATCAAGTATAATTGCAACAGCAGATTATAACTATCAACCATACATCGCATCAGAAGATTGGGTTGAGGGATTACTCTGGATGAAAAATGAAACGCCTGATCCGGGTGTGGATTACTACCAGGTATACCACGCCGATTCATTCAGATACCCGGATTCATCATACGGAGTTCTTTCCTGGTGGGATTATGGACACTGGATCACTACGATAGCCCACCGGATGGCAGTCACAAATCCATTCCAGGCAAATCTGGATATGGCCGCACAATTCTTCATGAGCCGGTCAGAAAAACCTGCAGACCTAATAACCTCAGAAAATTCTATCAAATATATCATCACCGATGCAGACATGCTCTTTGATACCATGCAGATGATGATGCGGGTTTATTCACGTGATGCAACTCCCGGACAATATATGGGATTAATCTCCATAAATGACACAGCAACCGGAAAGCCGGTAAGTTCAATTGGCTACCGCCAGCCATTCTACGAAAGCATGGTAACCAGGCTCCATGTTTTCGATGGATCCAGCATGCGAGGTGAGCGGAAAATTCTTGAACAGGAAGGAACACCAGTCCCGGGTACTGATATGCTTGTCATCTTCCCGGGTGGTCCGGATCCGGAAATTTCTGAATCCATAACCCGTCCGCTCAAGGATATTGAAGCTCTTCAGCATTATCGTCTTATCTGGGAATCCAGTACTTCATTATCAACGACTGATGAGCATGATATCCGGAAGGTCAAGATATTTGAGCGTGTTCCTGGTGCTACCATCCAGGGAGAAGGGACGATTGAGCTGCCAATGATCACAAACCGGGGGAGAGAATTCACGTACCGGCAGCAGAGTATAAACGGATCATTTATTCTTCCATACTCCACCAATCAGACAGCCTGGCCTGTTCATGCAACTGGACCATATCGGATAAAAGAAACTGGGAAGGTGATTGAGGTGAACGAGGAGATGATTCAGGGGCCCTCTTTATCGTAG
- a CDS encoding ATP-binding protein encodes MSSDKLPIGIQSFTEIRTRGYAYVDKTAFVASLVDSGKYYFLSRPRRFGKSLFVDTLDCAFSGKKELFHGLYLSQPEVCWDFETLYPILRVDFSGSALRSTIDLEQWFDRLLTRWEARFDLHKTEGSPGERLISLISMIVERLDNQVVILIDEYDKPILDNLGDPALSTRMRDILKDFYGAIKPLDNYLKFVFLTGVSKFAKTGIFSGLNNLNDITMDRSYSPICGYTEMDLSRTFRSWMSRFNQDDVRRWYNGYSWVGESVYNPFDILLLFSKGEFKSYWFETGTPSFLIKLLSENPRSLPVLDSFLASEELLGSFLIEKILPETLLFQTGYLTIKGESRVGEKLFYSVGFPNLEVKSAFSSLMLSILGGSADISMNQIGLDSILNAGDPNRLRDVFHSFFASIPHDWYRKNKLSGFEGYYASIVYAYFASLGYEVIPEDTTNKGRINLTVMTRTGIWIFEFKVQRSEGCKDQGPLAQIRERGYAEKYRADGRKVYEIGIVFDPESRNIVTWEVG; translated from the coding sequence ATGAGTTCAGATAAACTGCCCATTGGAATCCAGTCTTTTACTGAAATCAGGACACGAGGTTATGCCTATGTAGATAAGACAGCCTTTGTTGCGTCTCTTGTTGACTCTGGGAAGTATTACTTTCTTTCCCGTCCTCGTCGGTTTGGTAAAAGCCTGTTTGTAGATACGCTTGACTGCGCTTTCTCCGGGAAAAAAGAATTATTTCATGGACTCTATCTTTCTCAACCGGAGGTATGTTGGGATTTTGAAACGCTGTATCCGATATTGCGGGTTGATTTTTCCGGGTCAGCTCTTCGATCCACGATAGATCTCGAGCAATGGTTCGATCGGCTCCTTACACGATGGGAAGCCAGATTTGATCTACATAAGACTGAAGGATCTCCTGGAGAACGACTTATTTCCCTCATCTCAATGATTGTCGAGAGATTAGACAACCAGGTTGTTATCCTAATTGATGAGTATGACAAGCCCATCCTGGATAATCTGGGAGATCCGGCTCTTTCCACTCGAATGCGTGATATACTGAAGGATTTTTATGGGGCTATCAAGCCTTTGGATAATTATCTAAAGTTTGTTTTCCTGACCGGGGTTTCAAAATTTGCTAAGACGGGGATATTCTCAGGATTGAATAATCTCAATGATATAACCATGGACAGATCCTATTCTCCGATTTGTGGTTACACTGAAATGGATCTCTCCAGGACCTTTAGATCATGGATGAGTAGGTTTAATCAGGATGATGTCAGGAGATGGTATAATGGTTATTCGTGGGTCGGTGAATCAGTCTATAACCCGTTCGATATACTTCTTCTTTTTTCTAAAGGAGAGTTTAAATCGTATTGGTTTGAGACCGGAACACCTTCCTTCCTTATCAAACTGCTTTCTGAAAATCCCCGTTCTCTGCCAGTTCTTGATTCTTTTCTGGCAAGTGAAGAACTCCTGGGGTCGTTTCTCATAGAAAAAATTTTGCCAGAAACTCTCTTGTTTCAGACGGGGTATCTAACGATAAAGGGTGAATCACGGGTTGGAGAGAAACTCTTCTATTCTGTAGGATTCCCTAACCTTGAGGTAAAAAGCGCATTTTCAAGCCTAATGCTCAGTATCCTTGGTGGATCCGCGGATATCTCTATGAATCAAATCGGCCTTGATTCAATTCTGAATGCCGGTGATCCCAATCGGCTACGTGATGTTTTCCACTCCTTTTTTGCCTCAATACCTCATGACTGGTATCGTAAGAATAAACTATCCGGGTTTGAGGGATATTATGCCAGTATCGTATATGCCTACTTTGCCAGCCTTGGGTATGAGGTCATCCCTGAAGATACTACGAACAAAGGGCGTATTAATTTGACAGTTATGACTCGTACAGGTATCTGGATTTTTGAGTTCAAAGTTCAACGATCCGAGGGCTGTAAGGATCAAGGTCCACTCGCTCAGATCAGGGAACGAGGGTATGCTGAAAAATATCGTGCAGATGGACGGAAAGTATATGAGATCGGAATTGTTTTTGATCCTGAAAGTCGGAATATTGTGACATGGGAAGTTGGGTGA
- a CDS encoding ABC transporter permease, with amino-acid sequence MDYFIALIVLFLLMGWYGFIPTLLIPILPVIILGTMLFATGLGCFLSSVYVKYRDVQFALPFFIQLAMFASPVIYPVSIIQEHLQWLLYMNPMTGFLDADRACTLGHVVFDWAGLFVAFGISIMVFIVGAIYLKKTEYYFADLI; translated from the coding sequence TTGGATTATTTCATCGCTTTAATTGTTCTTTTCTTACTAATGGGGTGGTATGGTTTCATTCCCACCCTTTTAATACCGATATTGCCAGTTATCATTCTGGGCACGATGCTGTTTGCAACAGGACTTGGATGTTTTCTCTCTTCAGTCTATGTAAAGTACCGGGATGTACAGTTTGCCCTGCCGTTCTTCATTCAACTCGCCATGTTTGCATCACCAGTCATCTACCCGGTCAGTATTATTCAGGAGCACCTTCAATGGCTCTTATATATGAATCCCATGACCGGATTTCTTGATGCAGACCGTGCTTGTACGCTTGGTCATGTGGTTTTTGACTGGGCAGGATTATTCGTGGCTTTTGGGATCAGTATTATGGTTTTTATTGTGGGAGCGATTTATCTGAAGAAAACGGAGTATTATTTTGCAGATCTGATATGA
- a CDS encoding UDP-3-O-(3-hydroxymyristoyl)glucosamine N-acyltransferase, producing MKISDFAELENKITNDANFSTIGHLHGKGEKRLVPINSEQDFQYAVLSETIAGFIIPMTILLPIDTEKGLLISPNPLKTALFIQKEIYQKSGESKKPTKIHPSASIHPTAIISENDVSIGKKVQIYEHVIIHEGSIIEDNSIIGPNTLIGSIPQSDDSDQSLKEYHLFGSVHIKQDVVIHANCCIEKPWFQDTTIIGKRCHIDNLVTIRQGAVVNDCSLITANSEIGEYVTIGKNCWIGLRATIHPGVNIGDSCYVTLGSRVTKNIGPGMVVKDNWTIKRERFKGIIT from the coding sequence ATGAAGATTTCAGATTTTGCCGAATTAGAGAATAAAATAACCAATGATGCGAACTTTTCAACTATTGGTCATCTACATGGAAAAGGAGAAAAAAGGCTTGTTCCAATTAATTCAGAGCAGGATTTTCAATATGCCGTACTGTCAGAAACCATTGCAGGTTTCATAATTCCAATGACTATTCTTCTCCCAATTGATACAGAAAAAGGCTTATTAATCTCCCCAAATCCTCTGAAAACAGCACTATTTATTCAAAAAGAGATTTACCAGAAATCCGGAGAAAGCAAAAAACCGACTAAAATACATCCCTCTGCAAGCATACACCCTACTGCAATCATCTCTGAAAACGATGTAAGTATCGGTAAAAAAGTACAGATATATGAACATGTAATTATTCATGAAGGTTCAATAATTGAAGATAACTCCATTATCGGACCAAATACTCTAATCGGTTCAATCCCTCAATCAGATGATTCAGATCAATCATTAAAAGAATATCATCTATTTGGATCGGTCCATATCAAACAGGATGTTGTTATCCACGCAAATTGTTGTATAGAGAAACCATGGTTTCAGGATACAACTATCATAGGTAAAAGATGCCATATCGACAATCTGGTCACTATCAGACAGGGAGCCGTTGTCAATGATTGTTCCCTTATCACAGCAAATTCTGAGATCGGAGAGTATGTAACTATCGGAAAAAACTGCTGGATAGGGCTTCGAGCCACCATCCACCCTGGAGTGAACATTGGAGACTCCTGTTATGTTACATTAGGATCCAGGGTCACGAAAAATATTGGTCCTGGAATGGTGGTAAAGGATAATTGGACAATAAAACGTGAACGATTTAAAGGGATAATTACCTGA
- a CDS encoding 3-oxoacyl-ACP reductase family protein — translation MDCGGEKMTGLLENKVLLVTGGSRGIGKAIALRCADEGAKVVITWESHEESAKNVVNEIHHKNGSAMAIQADVRNEDDVKKVINKIKGEYGRLDILVNNAGIMKNNLLLMTKTEEFDLLLATNCKGPFLYSRAAAKLMLKHKSGRIINISSVVGVYGSKGQSVYSATKSFLIAFTKSLAKELGPFGITVNAIAPGFIDTDLTHDVKDETRQDLLSHIPLGRIGQADDIAKAVVFLASDLGSYVNGQILGVDGGQVI, via the coding sequence GTGGATTGCGGTGGTGAAAAAATGACGGGTTTACTTGAGAATAAGGTATTATTAGTAACAGGTGGTAGCCGGGGTATTGGTAAGGCCATCGCTCTTCGCTGTGCTGACGAAGGTGCAAAAGTTGTAATAACTTGGGAATCACATGAAGAGTCAGCAAAGAATGTGGTAAACGAGATTCATCATAAAAACGGTTCGGCTATGGCAATTCAGGCTGATGTCCGGAATGAAGATGATGTTAAAAAGGTAATAAATAAAATAAAAGGGGAATATGGAAGACTTGACATTCTTGTGAATAATGCAGGGATAATGAAAAATAACCTACTTCTTATGACAAAAACAGAAGAGTTTGATTTATTACTTGCAACAAACTGTAAAGGACCGTTTCTCTATTCCCGTGCTGCTGCAAAACTTATGCTTAAACATAAATCAGGACGTATTATTAATATTTCTTCTGTGGTCGGGGTTTATGGCAGTAAGGGTCAGTCGGTTTATTCAGCCACAAAATCATTTTTGATTGCTTTTACTAAATCACTCGCAAAAGAACTAGGGCCTTTCGGAATCACTGTTAATGCTATTGCTCCTGGTTTTATCGATACTGATCTAACTCATGATGTGAAGGATGAAACCCGCCAGGATTTATTATCTCATATCCCTTTAGGAAGAATCGGGCAGGCGGATGATATTGCAAAAGCCGTAGTCTTCCTTGCATCAGATCTTGGCTCATATGTGAATGGCCAGATTCTTGGGGTTGATGGCGGTCAGGTGATCTGA
- a CDS encoding acyl-CoA reductase: MEDNIHIYAGGCVDKERYVESFTELIQELEENRRALFECPDEIIIHLFAHFGKEIIKDSSLAYIPGLSYLSLWLRKENLHAIYLANFGIKPGIRDSIQVDSRSEMIHVPRGVVCHWIAGNIPLLGFFSLVLATLGKNASILKIHPSVYKYLNPLLQKLEEVTIEIDRVSYSGKVITLSVSLVSFPGKNEIMSRDFSLSADCRVIYGSHEAVQAISCLPHQVHADTIVYGPKYSFAVFDKEAVESPEFSSMLKGLAQDIVLYNQAACSSPHTIFFEKSKMLLHDIAEQLKSAFQTLPERMFYPLDEGIAISVINTRARYLLDSSKDILLSDDLKWTVCINDTISLEEPVQGRCVFVKEVSDIDQVLPLVTRKVQTVALGMVDQVRKERYVRELAYRGVDRVMAPGAMHEFTQPWDGMLGAGRMVRWIAVVKK; this comes from the coding sequence ATGGAAGATAATATTCATATTTATGCAGGGGGTTGTGTAGACAAAGAACGATATGTTGAATCATTCACCGAATTGATACAGGAACTGGAGGAGAATCGTCGTGCCCTGTTTGAGTGTCCGGATGAGATCATCATTCACCTGTTTGCACACTTTGGAAAGGAGATTATTAAAGATTCTTCTCTGGCATATATTCCTGGTCTTTCTTACCTTTCCCTGTGGCTTCGGAAGGAAAACCTCCATGCAATCTATCTGGCAAATTTTGGGATAAAACCGGGCATAAGGGATTCTATCCAGGTAGATTCCCGAAGTGAGATGATTCATGTTCCCCGGGGAGTCGTCTGTCATTGGATTGCAGGAAACATTCCGCTTCTTGGTTTTTTCTCTCTGGTTTTAGCAACTCTTGGAAAAAATGCCAGTATTTTGAAAATTCATCCATCAGTCTATAAATATCTCAACCCGTTATTACAGAAACTTGAGGAGGTTACCATTGAAATTGATAGAGTATCATATAGCGGGAAAGTCATAACCTTATCAGTCTCGCTGGTTTCCTTTCCTGGAAAAAATGAGATCATGAGCCGGGACTTTTCATTGTCTGCAGACTGCAGGGTAATCTATGGCAGTCATGAGGCAGTGCAGGCGATATCCTGTCTCCCACATCAGGTCCATGCTGATACAATAGTATATGGTCCCAAATATTCTTTTGCGGTTTTTGATAAGGAAGCGGTTGAGTCACCTGAATTCTCTTCGATGCTGAAGGGACTTGCTCAGGATATTGTTCTTTATAACCAGGCAGCCTGTTCTTCGCCTCATACGATATTTTTCGAAAAGAGTAAAATGTTACTTCATGACATTGCAGAGCAGTTAAAATCGGCTTTTCAAACTCTTCCTGAAAGAATGTTTTATCCCCTGGATGAGGGGATCGCCATCTCGGTTATTAATACCCGTGCCCGATATCTGCTTGATAGTTCCAAGGATATTCTTTTATCTGATGATTTGAAATGGACTGTCTGTATAAATGATACCATCTCTCTTGAGGAACCGGTTCAGGGAAGGTGTGTTTTTGTGAAGGAAGTATCCGATATTGATCAGGTTCTTCCCCTTGTAACCCGGAAGGTTCAGACGGTTGCTTTGGGGATGGTTGATCAAGTCAGGAAAGAGAGATATGTCCGGGAACTTGCTTACCGGGGAGTGGACCGGGTGATGGCTCCAGGGGCGATGCATGAATTTACTCAGCCATGGGATGGGATGCTTGGAGCCGGAAGGATGGTCCGGTGGATTGCGGTGGTGAAAAAATGA